A window of Bacillus sp. E(2018) contains these coding sequences:
- a CDS encoding DNRLRE domain-containing protein translates to MSKKPIIHFFLAFVLILSSFPLDGLKEVSAVTNNQSSKTKKEESVAKAPSVEKKQRKEIKKNRKEKEKVVDNGDGTYTKDIYSKPIHKKNNKGEFEEINSNLIVEENKIKPINTLINAEFNKEVRNEDYVSFKDGSYYLNYKMVNASNGETVLTPNTTKAKYKDNLITYHNVYPNIDLRNIITDSAIKEDIVINKKTKLDTFRFNVNTNLTPILEENGSISFVNENQQVKFMIPKPFMTDSNINKESAEAPRSENVNFEIEKTESNTWSLSIKVDKEWLLSKERVYPIYVDPTTKTAATTHDTFVSDAYPTANYGSSWDSSAGFYSLKVGKYDASSGLNYAYLKQDVTPFKYSIIDSATLKLYTGHSYYVDTPTGVWVDEVGGTTTWSEGTMNWNNKPPSKTANIASDTVYRGQWAEFPVTNTVKNWVEGKSTNYGFKIHTSTFGTSYWKKFYSSENSSNKPVLSVTYHYPTTSTPTSEAYTYGNTSNTGYVDLKWNAVPGASSYKVLIFNGKVYEEFPVGNVTSWSTKNQKIWPSPQQIQSEGFKGLKHNKDGIELPEDPSYVYKASGGGTYDTRKNYAMKVIAVYPGGESAASEGTVPTIPVLETPAIPIGSAFSNGDGTGYVNVNWSPVSGATGYKVWIFNGKTYQSFDAGNSTTWTSKGKKLYPTATELTSKRYLYHTDSLGTELSSDPSVIYRNAGNTTYENTKNYWILVSAYNAHGSTINSGSYRPTIPNTTVPTRPSSPTGSVFSNFKNNKYGFVDLKWDKIVGADGYKLWIFNGKEYQSIDVGNVTSWSTKDQDIWPTILEIAAGNYQLHTTPNNGIGTDLATNPNLVYVNSGGNYQTFTNYWFRLSAYNEVGESSYSSTAFMPHMPKTTDFLGTEEYLQSISIPKGSANPLGNFVFGETDLSIEGKGPSNSISRTYNSLSTNKGIFGQGWISNLEVSLKENQQGNIIFTDEDGTNHQFIKDYKTPGAYISPTGKFEKLTKNLTNNSYVIVTKEQLNYNFNNIGKLVDITDAHNNKYSLTYNTNNQLSSLKDPSGRNITLTYNTEGFVSVIKDFSNQIYSYNYFDNKLVEVVYPENKISKFSYNADGQLASVQEPGETNKTEFLYGDNRIESVVDENGSITKLNYNDSLGIVEVVDPKNTSTQYFYNEKGNPLKVIEDTKGIKLTTQYEYKDNLLINTIDSKGISTSSVYDNSGNIIEETDGEGNQIFYEYDEKNNLISSQDALGNRTENVYNTLGDLISSTDPDGTSSFYTYDQFGNQLSIKDPEQNLTEFTYDTSGNYLIQHKDQLQKSVTSEYNNLGNKTAFIDGKGQKSTYLYNANNLLTNVTDPKLNKTSFNYDSFGNLSSITNAKNNTISFKYDESGNLVSTTNPLEQSSTFSYDKNGNKTQEIDGSGNTLLYNYDSLNRVNEYYINGVKEFAFSYDKNNNLSTVINWKNNDNIFYNYNDNNKLIELRNGVHSLGYDYDANNNLLKLNIFNGVSTASTEYQYNELNRVTALFSNGQKLIGYGYDQRENNTSISRANGTQTYLEYDAANELNNYKNYDSNGALLSHYKYELDENGNWINIATKEGVISYEYNNLIQLTKETFEDGTSISYEYDSVGNRTKKTHSNDASKTAVYSYNKANQLINVNGRSLQYDSNGNLITDGEKLYFYDAENQLVEIKSILGTSLAKYTYDHNGYRIKTETTSETIKHYYSGDKLIYETDAQGNIIAEYSWGVAGPETMTRNGMTYYYHTNGHGDVTLITDSSSNIVATYKYDAWGNVIDETGSLINPLRYAGYYFDSYSELYYLSARYYNPMFGVFLSKDPILGDLQEPLTLNGYNYANNNPIMFKDPSGKKGYRDGEAGYELGQSLADWLNRPKKINFTKKGVDHVKKDHRNPKKAKDKSQWTVSDWQYYAKYTFKHYDRWEVERYGRYTYQRAYSKALGVNKKGKKLYKVKVTLERDGDLVTTYPLQKFQSFYDR, encoded by the coding sequence ATGAGCAAGAAACCAATAATACACTTCTTTTTAGCGTTTGTTTTAATTCTAAGTAGCTTTCCTTTAGATGGCTTAAAAGAAGTAAGTGCCGTTACAAATAATCAAAGTAGTAAAACTAAAAAGGAAGAATCGGTTGCGAAAGCTCCATCTGTAGAAAAAAAGCAAAGAAAAGAGATTAAAAAGAACCGAAAAGAAAAAGAAAAAGTAGTTGATAACGGGGATGGAACATATACAAAAGATATTTATTCAAAACCGATTCATAAAAAAAATAACAAAGGTGAATTCGAAGAAATAAATTCAAATTTAATAGTTGAAGAGAATAAAATTAAACCTATTAACACACTAATAAATGCTGAATTTAATAAAGAGGTTAGAAACGAAGATTATGTCTCATTTAAAGATGGTTCTTATTATTTAAATTATAAAATGGTTAATGCTAGCAATGGAGAGACAGTATTAACTCCAAATACAACTAAAGCAAAATATAAAGATAACTTAATAACTTATCATAATGTCTATCCTAACATTGATTTAAGAAACATTATCACGGATAGTGCCATTAAAGAAGATATAGTTATTAATAAAAAGACAAAATTAGATACGTTTCGTTTTAATGTGAATACAAACCTTACTCCTATCTTAGAAGAAAATGGTTCAATTTCTTTTGTTAATGAAAATCAACAAGTGAAATTCATGATTCCAAAACCATTTATGACTGATTCTAATATTAATAAAGAGTCAGCAGAAGCTCCACGTTCAGAAAATGTAAATTTTGAAATTGAAAAAACAGAGTCAAATACATGGAGTTTATCAATAAAAGTAGATAAAGAATGGTTATTAAGTAAAGAACGAGTTTATCCAATTTATGTTGATCCAACAACTAAAACAGCAGCAACAACGCATGATACTTTTGTAAGCGATGCATACCCTACTGCAAATTATGGTAGCTCTTGGGATTCAAGTGCAGGATTCTATTCCTTAAAAGTAGGTAAATATGATGCAAGCTCAGGTTTAAACTACGCATATTTAAAGCAGGATGTTACACCATTCAAATACAGCATCATAGATTCAGCAACTTTAAAACTATATACTGGTCACTCCTACTATGTAGACACCCCTACTGGAGTATGGGTTGATGAAGTAGGTGGAACCACTACCTGGTCAGAAGGGACTATGAATTGGAATAACAAACCCCCTTCGAAAACTGCAAACATTGCAAGTGATACTGTTTATCGCGGTCAGTGGGCAGAGTTTCCAGTTACTAATACAGTTAAGAACTGGGTAGAAGGAAAAAGCACGAATTATGGTTTTAAAATTCATACAAGTACATTCGGTACTTCCTATTGGAAAAAATTCTATTCGTCAGAAAATAGTTCAAATAAACCTGTTCTATCAGTAACATACCATTATCCAACGACGAGTACACCTACTAGTGAAGCATATACGTATGGCAATACCTCGAATACGGGATATGTTGACTTAAAATGGAATGCTGTTCCTGGTGCATCATCGTATAAAGTATTAATTTTTAACGGTAAAGTTTATGAGGAATTCCCAGTGGGGAATGTAACTTCATGGTCTACAAAGAATCAAAAGATTTGGCCATCTCCACAACAAATTCAATCTGAAGGATTTAAAGGTTTAAAACATAATAAAGATGGAATCGAGCTCCCAGAAGATCCATCTTATGTTTATAAAGCTTCAGGTGGAGGCACATACGACACAAGAAAAAATTATGCAATGAAGGTTATTGCCGTTTATCCTGGGGGTGAGAGTGCTGCCTCAGAAGGAACTGTGCCTACTATTCCAGTATTAGAGACACCTGCAATACCGATAGGTTCTGCCTTTTCAAATGGAGATGGAACAGGCTATGTTAATGTGAATTGGAGCCCTGTTTCAGGAGCTACTGGCTATAAAGTATGGATTTTTAATGGGAAAACATATCAATCATTTGATGCAGGAAATAGTACTACTTGGACAAGTAAAGGAAAAAAATTATATCCAACAGCTACTGAATTAACTTCTAAAAGGTACCTATATCATACTGATAGTTTAGGAACTGAACTATCATCTGACCCATCTGTAATATATAGAAATGCAGGAAATACAACATATGAAAATACTAAAAACTATTGGATTCTTGTAAGTGCATATAATGCACATGGTTCTACTATAAATTCGGGATCATACAGACCAACTATCCCTAACACAACGGTTCCAACAAGACCTTCAAGTCCTACAGGTTCGGTATTCAGTAATTTTAAAAATAACAAATATGGTTTTGTTGACTTAAAGTGGGATAAGATAGTAGGCGCTGACGGTTATAAATTATGGATATTTAATGGAAAAGAATATCAGTCAATTGATGTTGGGAATGTAACTTCTTGGTCAACAAAAGATCAGGATATTTGGCCAACCATCTTGGAGATTGCTGCTGGTAATTATCAACTTCATACTACTCCGAACAATGGTATTGGCACAGATTTAGCAACAAATCCCAACTTGGTTTATGTAAATTCAGGAGGAAACTACCAGACATTTACTAATTATTGGTTTAGATTAAGCGCATATAATGAAGTTGGGGAATCTAGTTATTCAAGCACTGCTTTTATGCCACATATGCCAAAAACAACTGATTTTCTTGGCACAGAGGAATATTTACAATCAATATCTATTCCAAAAGGTAGCGCAAATCCATTAGGTAACTTTGTTTTTGGTGAAACTGACTTAAGCATAGAAGGTAAGGGACCATCAAACTCGATCTCAAGAACATATAACAGTCTTTCAACAAATAAAGGTATCTTTGGACAAGGTTGGATTTCAAATCTAGAGGTTTCACTGAAGGAAAATCAACAAGGAAATATAATATTTACTGATGAAGATGGAACTAACCATCAATTTATAAAAGATTATAAAACACCTGGTGCATATATTTCTCCAACGGGTAAATTTGAAAAACTAACAAAGAATTTGACAAATAATTCATATGTAATTGTTACTAAAGAACAGTTAAATTATAATTTCAATAATATAGGTAAACTAGTTGATATCACTGATGCTCATAATAATAAATATAGTTTGACTTACAATACGAACAATCAATTATCATCCTTAAAGGATCCAAGTGGTAGGAATATCACTTTAACTTACAATACAGAAGGTTTTGTCTCGGTGATTAAAGATTTTAGTAATCAAATCTATTCATATAACTACTTCGATAACAAGCTAGTAGAAGTTGTTTATCCTGAAAACAAAATTAGTAAATTTAGTTATAATGCAGATGGCCAATTAGCATCTGTTCAAGAGCCTGGCGAAACAAATAAAACAGAATTTCTTTATGGAGATAATAGAATCGAAAGTGTTGTGGATGAGAACGGTTCTATAACCAAGCTAAATTATAATGATTCATTGGGGATAGTAGAAGTAGTTGATCCAAAGAATACATCGACTCAATATTTTTATAATGAAAAAGGAAACCCACTAAAGGTTATTGAAGACACTAAGGGGATTAAACTTACTACTCAATATGAGTATAAAGACAACCTATTAATCAATACTATTGATTCAAAAGGTATTAGTACTTCTAGTGTTTATGATAATTCTGGAAATATTATTGAAGAAACCGATGGTGAAGGTAATCAGATATTTTATGAGTATGATGAAAAAAACAATTTAATAAGTTCTCAAGATGCTTTAGGAAATAGAACTGAGAATGTATATAATACACTGGGGGATTTAATTTCAAGCACCGATCCAGATGGTACTTCTTCATTTTATACCTATGATCAGTTTGGTAATCAATTATCTATTAAAGACCCTGAACAAAACTTAACTGAATTTACCTATGATACGTCTGGAAACTATTTGATTCAACATAAGGATCAACTTCAAAAAAGTGTTACTTCTGAATATAATAATTTAGGAAATAAAACAGCATTTATTGATGGAAAAGGACAGAAATCAACTTATTTATATAATGCTAACAATTTATTAACAAATGTTACTGATCCAAAATTAAACAAGACCAGTTTTAACTATGATTCTTTTGGAAATTTATCTTCCATCACTAACGCAAAGAACAATACAATTTCTTTTAAATATGACGAAAGTGGAAATTTGGTAAGCACTACAAATCCTTTAGAACAAAGTTCTACTTTTAGTTACGATAAAAATGGGAATAAAACACAAGAGATAGATGGAAGTGGCAATACACTGTTATATAATTATGACAGTCTAAATCGGGTTAATGAATATTATATAAATGGTGTTAAAGAATTCGCATTTTCATATGATAAAAATAATAATTTATCCACAGTAATTAACTGGAAAAATAACGATAATATTTTCTATAACTATAACGATAATAATAAACTTATAGAATTACGTAATGGTGTCCATTCTTTAGGTTATGATTATGATGCAAACAATAATTTACTTAAATTAAATATCTTTAATGGTGTTAGTACAGCCAGCACAGAATATCAATATAATGAACTTAACAGAGTAACTGCATTATTCAGTAATGGTCAAAAACTTATAGGTTATGGTTACGACCAAAGAGAAAATAATACAAGTATTTCTCGAGCTAATGGTACACAAACTTATTTAGAATATGATGCAGCTAACGAGTTAAATAATTATAAGAATTATGACAGTAACGGCGCCTTATTAAGTCACTACAAATATGAACTTGATGAAAACGGGAATTGGATTAATATTGCCACTAAAGAAGGCGTAATTAGTTATGAATATAACAACTTGATTCAATTAACTAAAGAAACTTTCGAAGATGGTACTTCAATAAGTTATGAATACGACTCAGTTGGAAATCGTACAAAGAAAACGCATTCTAATGACGCTTCAAAAACTGCTGTTTATTCATACAATAAAGCTAATCAACTTATTAATGTAAATGGGCGGAGTTTACAATACGACTCAAATGGAAATCTTATCACTGATGGTGAAAAACTATACTTTTATGATGCTGAAAACCAATTAGTAGAGATTAAAAGCATTTTGGGTACTTCCCTGGCAAAGTATACTTATGATCACAATGGTTATAGAATAAAAACCGAAACGACTAGTGAAACAATTAAACATTATTATAGTGGCGATAAACTAATTTATGAGACAGATGCGCAAGGCAATATAATAGCAGAATATAGTTGGGGTGTAGCAGGTCCAGAAACTATGACAAGAAATGGCATGACTTACTATTATCATACAAATGGTCATGGGGATGTTACTTTAATTACGGACTCATCAAGTAATATCGTAGCTACCTATAAATATGATGCATGGGGAAATGTTATAGATGAAACAGGAAGTTTAATAAACCCACTTAGGTATGCAGGATATTACTTCGATAGTTATAGCGAATTATACTATTTGTCAGCAAGATACTATAATCCAATGTTTGGTGTTTTCCTGTCTAAAGATCCGATTTTAGGAGATTTACAAGAACCACTTACATTAAATGGTTATAATTATGCGAACAATAATCCAATAATGTTTAAAGATCCATCAGGTAAAAAAGGATACAGGGATGGAGAAGCAGGTTACGAATTAGGTCAAAGTTTAGCGGATTGGTTAAATCGTCCCAAAAAAATAAACTTCACAAAAAAAGGTGTAGACCATGTGAAGAAAGATCATAGAAATCCTAAAAAGGCAAAGGATAAAAGTCAATGGACTGTGTCTGACTGGCAATATTATGCAAAATATACCTTTAAACATTACGATCGCTGGGAAGTTGAGAGATATGGGAGATACACTTATCAAAGAGCATACTCAAAAGCTTTAGGGGTGAATAAAAAAGGCAAGAAACTTTATAAAGTAAAAGTTACATTGGAGAGAGATGGAGATTTAGTAACAACATATCCTCTACAAAAATTTCAATCTTTCTATGATAGATAA
- a CDS encoding lipopolysaccharide biosynthesis protein, which translates to MELSKSNVGGDALKLTASKFIITVVSFVTVMLLSRLLSLEEYGTYAQLLLVTNIMTTLFMLGLPFSINYYLARADTVSERQKFLSVYYTLITTLSIVIGAVLYNTAPMIVDYFENDLLKSLIYFLVIFPWANIVITSIENFLIIYKRAYILIIFRVANSIALLSIIILVKLFNWSFQIYMILFILVEIVFALIVYLIVKKISEGISISFDWYWIKKILVFSLPIGLASVVGIINIELDKLMIGKLLDTESLAIYTNASRELPITIVASSLIAVVLPEIARFLKKDNTKNALELWGNSMVLSYIIICFFSTGLIVFAEDVIVLLYSEKFLSGIAVFRIYCLVLLLRSTYFGMILNAKGATKFIFYSSLASLVINICFNFIFFLLFGIIGPAIATFLSMLLVIIFQLKATSKLIKVSFVKILPWENLFCITLINILLGILFVIIKLFLPLEMIVGSLVESIILGLFWAGIYLLFTYKTIIKLWGKLKGVES; encoded by the coding sequence ATGGAATTAAGTAAATCGAACGTTGGTGGGGATGCGCTCAAGTTAACAGCATCAAAGTTTATCATCACAGTAGTTTCGTTTGTAACAGTGATGTTACTATCAAGACTATTAAGTTTAGAAGAATATGGGACATATGCGCAACTTTTACTTGTTACTAACATAATGACAACTCTATTTATGCTTGGTTTACCATTTAGCATTAATTATTATCTAGCTCGTGCAGATACGGTAAGTGAGAGACAAAAGTTTTTGTCTGTCTATTACACTCTTATTACAACTTTAAGTATTGTTATAGGAGCCGTATTATATAATACCGCTCCGATGATTGTAGATTACTTTGAAAACGATCTCTTAAAGAGTTTAATTTATTTTTTAGTAATTTTTCCATGGGCAAATATTGTTATTACTAGTATAGAAAATTTTTTAATTATTTATAAAAGGGCTTATATATTAATAATTTTTAGAGTTGCAAATAGTATTGCACTACTCTCAATTATTATTTTAGTGAAGCTTTTTAATTGGAGTTTTCAAATATATATGATTCTTTTTATATTAGTTGAAATTGTATTTGCACTCATAGTGTATCTAATTGTAAAAAAAATCTCTGAAGGTATAAGTATCTCTTTTGATTGGTATTGGATAAAAAAAATACTAGTGTTTTCATTGCCTATAGGACTAGCTTCTGTCGTAGGCATAATTAATATTGAACTTGATAAATTAATGATTGGTAAGCTTTTAGATACAGAGAGTTTAGCAATTTATACTAATGCTTCTAGGGAGTTGCCGATAACTATAGTGGCTAGTTCACTTATTGCTGTAGTTTTACCCGAAATTGCTCGTTTTCTTAAAAAGGATAACACAAAAAATGCCCTGGAACTGTGGGGTAATTCAATGGTTTTATCATATATAATTATATGCTTTTTTTCTACGGGTTTAATTGTATTTGCAGAGGATGTAATAGTATTACTATATTCAGAAAAGTTTTTGTCAGGTATAGCAGTTTTTAGAATATATTGTTTAGTTTTGTTACTTAGAAGCACTTACTTTGGGATGATACTTAATGCAAAAGGGGCTACAAAGTTTATATTTTATAGCTCCTTAGCATCACTTGTTATTAATATCTGTTTCAATTTTATATTTTTTTTATTATTCGGAATTATCGGGCCGGCAATTGCAACATTTTTATCTATGTTATTAGTAATTATTTTTCAATTAAAAGCTACTTCAAAGCTTATAAAAGTATCATTTGTAAAGATTTTACCATGGGAAAATCTATTTTGTATTACATTGATTAATATATTATTAGGTATCTTGTTTGTAATTATAAAATTATTTTTACCATTAGAAATGATAGTAGGAAGTTTGGTTGAATCTATAATTTTGGGGTTATTTTGGGCGGGGATATATTTACTATTTACCTATAAAACAATTATAAAGTTATGGGGAAAATTAAAGGGAGTTGAAAGTTAG
- a CDS encoding nucleotide sugar dehydrogenase yields the protein MINVIGLGYIGLPTALILAKAGVEVIGTDVDINLVGLLNKEKLTFEEQGLDLLFQEAISNGIKFSTEYQKTQTYIIAVPTPYNKNNKKLDPRYVISAVNSVLDVCEKGATLIIESTVSPGTIDKYIRSEIQKRDKVVGEDVHLLHAPERIIPGNMIYELEHNSRTIGADNLEIGEKVKGIYSKFCKAEIVVTDIRSAEMSKVVENTYRDINIAFANELTKICRTDNMDVYEIIRIANMHPRVNILQPGPGVGGHCISVDPWFLVGDYPDLTNLILAARKINDSMPRHVLGRIRDIMREHGIKDISKVGLYGLSYKENVDDTRESPTLQLLERMDEHLAFGVKVFDPFVKKRTVDHQFMNFEDFLNEIEILVVMVGHDHIKSNMDLIKNKLILDTKNICNFKGSYKL from the coding sequence ATGATTAACGTAATAGGCTTAGGATATATTGGTTTACCAACAGCCCTAATTTTGGCTAAAGCCGGTGTTGAAGTAATAGGTACAGATGTCGACATTAATTTAGTTGGTTTATTAAATAAAGAAAAGCTTACTTTTGAAGAACAAGGATTAGATTTGTTATTTCAGGAAGCAATCTCAAATGGTATAAAATTTTCAACAGAGTATCAAAAGACACAGACTTATATTATTGCAGTACCAACACCTTATAATAAAAATAATAAAAAGCTTGATCCCCGATATGTCATATCAGCCGTAAATAGTGTTCTTGATGTTTGTGAAAAAGGTGCAACTTTAATTATTGAATCAACGGTTTCACCAGGTACCATTGATAAATATATACGTTCAGAAATACAAAAGAGAGATAAGGTTGTGGGAGAAGATGTGCATTTGCTGCATGCACCTGAAAGAATTATTCCAGGAAATATGATTTATGAACTAGAACACAATTCAAGAACAATTGGTGCTGATAATTTAGAAATTGGCGAAAAAGTTAAAGGGATTTACTCAAAATTTTGTAAGGCGGAAATTGTTGTTACGGATATAAGATCGGCAGAGATGTCTAAAGTAGTTGAAAATACGTATAGAGATATAAATATTGCATTTGCAAATGAATTAACGAAAATTTGCCGTACAGATAATATGGATGTGTATGAGATAATTAGAATTGCAAATATGCACCCACGAGTAAATATATTGCAACCAGGACCTGGCGTAGGGGGACATTGTATATCCGTAGACCCTTGGTTTCTAGTAGGAGACTACCCTGACCTTACCAATCTAATCTTAGCAGCAAGAAAAATAAACGACTCAATGCCAAGACATGTACTTGGGCGCATCAGGGATATAATGAGGGAACACGGTATTAAAGATATTTCAAAAGTTGGATTATACGGGTTATCCTATAAAGAAAATGTCGATGATACTAGAGAAAGCCCTACACTACAGTTATTAGAAAGAATGGATGAACACTTAGCTTTTGGAGTAAAAGTTTTTGATCCATTTGTTAAGAAAAGAACAGTAGATCATCAATTTATGAATTTTGAAGACTTCTTGAATGAAATTGAAATTCTTGTAGTTATGGTAGGACATGACCATATAAAAAGCAATATGGATCTCATAAAGAACAAGTTGATTCTGGATACTAAAAATATATGTAATTTTAAAGGTTCGTATAAACTATAA
- a CDS encoding DapH/DapD/GlmU-related protein: protein MSKILLFIKFLWYYFWGNFFAIFYYDRSYLKGKYFQGRVFGIVSHGWRWAAYDGASRLFIRNNQKVPWPVSYKVHITNPQNIIFDPDDLHIFHTFGTYFQGLDAKVFIGKGTWIAPNVGLITANHDLDNLNTHTKGKDIILGKKNWVGMNSVILPGVVLGDNTVVGAGSVVTKSFPEGNCVIAGNPAKKIKDL from the coding sequence GTGTCAAAAATCTTATTATTCATTAAATTCCTTTGGTACTACTTTTGGGGTAATTTTTTTGCGATTTTTTATTATGATAGGAGCTATTTGAAGGGTAAATATTTTCAAGGCAGAGTTTTTGGTATTGTTAGTCATGGATGGAGATGGGCAGCTTATGACGGTGCATCAAGACTATTTATACGAAATAATCAAAAAGTACCTTGGCCTGTGTCTTATAAGGTTCATATTACAAACCCTCAGAATATAATATTCGATCCGGATGACCTACACATTTTCCATACTTTTGGAACTTATTTTCAAGGTCTAGATGCTAAGGTGTTTATTGGTAAGGGGACTTGGATTGCTCCTAATGTTGGGCTAATTACTGCAAATCATGACTTAGATAATTTAAATACTCACACTAAAGGTAAGGATATTATACTTGGTAAAAAAAATTGGGTAGGTATGAATAGTGTAATACTTCCGGGTGTTGTACTAGGGGATAATACTGTTGTTGGAGCAGGTTCGGTGGTAACGAAAAGTTTTCCAGAAGGAAATTGTGTTATAGCTGGAAATCCTGCAAAAAAAATAAAAGATCTATAA
- the galE gene encoding UDP-glucose 4-epimerase GalE — protein sequence MILIVGGAGYIGSHTVKEVLEKGYEVIVLDNLSTGHIKSLDSRVTFVEGDLGNAEVLNHIFTSYSIEAVLHLAANSLVSESVQDPAKYYLNNVTATLTLLNKMREYKVMNLIFSSTAATYGIPETTPITEETPVAPINPYGKTKLMVEQMLSDFHNAYGLNNVILRYFNACGAHETGEIGEDHTPESHLIPIVIQHLLGQRQSISIFGTDYNTPDGTCIRDYIHVTDLAKAHVVSLESILNGKNTNAIYNLGSGRGYSVREIIETCERVTGIKASIVEVERRAGDPDELIASANKIYRELGWVVEYSLEEIIASAWQWHKNHPNGYKSIN from the coding sequence ATGATTTTAATAGTAGGCGGTGCAGGTTATATCGGCAGCCACACAGTAAAAGAAGTATTGGAAAAAGGATATGAAGTTATAGTGCTTGACAATCTCTCAACAGGTCATATAAAGAGCTTGGATTCTCGTGTTACTTTTGTTGAAGGTGATTTAGGAAACGCTGAGGTGCTAAATCACATTTTCACTTCCTATTCAATAGAAGCTGTCTTGCATTTAGCAGCAAATAGTTTAGTAAGTGAATCGGTTCAGGATCCAGCCAAGTATTATCTTAATAATGTTACAGCTACATTAACATTGCTTAATAAAATGAGAGAATACAAGGTAATGAATCTGATTTTTTCATCAACCGCTGCAACTTATGGTATTCCTGAAACAACACCGATTACGGAAGAGACTCCCGTCGCACCTATTAATCCATATGGCAAAACTAAATTGATGGTTGAGCAGATGCTTAGTGATTTTCACAATGCATATGGCTTGAACAATGTTATTCTTCGTTATTTTAATGCTTGTGGTGCTCATGAAACGGGGGAGATTGGGGAAGATCATACACCTGAATCGCACTTAATCCCGATTGTTATTCAGCATCTACTTGGTCAGCGGCAATCTATTTCTATTTTCGGAACGGATTACAATACCCCGGACGGAACGTGTATCCGTGACTATATTCATGTAACAGATCTAGCAAAAGCCCATGTAGTTTCATTGGAAAGCATATTAAATGGGAAAAATACCAACGCTATTTATAACCTTGGCAGTGGCAGAGGGTATTCAGTTAGAGAAATTATTGAAACATGTGAACGTGTAACAGGAATAAAAGCAAGTATTGTTGAAGTTGAAAGACGAGCAGGAGATCCAGATGAACTAATTGCTTCTGCTAATAAGATTTATCGTGAACTCGGCTGGGTAGTGGAGTATTCACTTGAAGAGATTATTGCATCAGCATGGCAGTGGCACAAAAATCATCCTAATGGATATAAAAGTATTAACTAG